One genomic segment of Aquipuribacter nitratireducens includes these proteins:
- a CDS encoding prepilin-type N-terminal cleavage/methylation domain-containing protein, whose product MLARIRKSMEEKDQGFTLIELLVVMIIIGILAAIAIPVFLNQRQRAVDSSMKADARTVANELETIFVDAQRYVAVGTAANPLTLTDGGTPARTTNVQLSTGNVANVAVNGTGAAFCVTVTRATGAQPGSQAGWVYVSSRGGLQAAGTTACPAAY is encoded by the coding sequence ATGCTCGCTCGCATCCGCAAGTCGATGGAGGAGAAGGACCAGGGCTTCACCCTGATCGAGCTCCTCGTCGTGATGATCATCATCGGCATCCTCGCCGCGATCGCCATCCCGGTCTTCCTCAACCAGCGTCAGCGCGCGGTCGACTCCTCCATGAAGGCCGACGCTCGCACCGTCGCCAACGAGCTGGAAACGATCTTCGTCGACGCGCAGCGCTACGTCGCTGTCGGCACGGCCGCCAACCCCCTCACCCTCACCGACGGTGGTACGCCGGCCCGTACCACCAACGTCCAGCTCTCGACCGGCAACGTGGCGAACGTCGCCGTCAACGGCACCGGTGCCGCGTTCTGCGTCACCGTGACCCGTGCGACGGGTGCGCAGCCCGGCTCGCAGGCCGGCTGGGTCTACGTCAGCAGCCGCGGCGGCCTCCAGGCGGCCGGCACGACCGCCTGCCCCGCCGCCTACTGA
- a CDS encoding type II secretion system F family protein — protein sequence MAAATKTYEYSVRDRAGKLTSGKLEAANEAVLVSKLKQMGYAPVSVREAGGGMNREITLPFGNSVKLKDLAVMNRQFATMINSGLSLLRALTILAEQTENKTLAKTLSEVRADVETGQSLSTALAKHVKVFPPLMVNMCRAGEVGGFLDAVLLQIAENYEAEVKLRNKVKSAMTYPVVVFVIAILAVVGMLLFIVPVFVTMFDGLGGELPAPTKVLVFLAAAMKIVAPVGAVAIVVGTVVWQRIKHQERVRLVVDPLILKIPIFGGLAQKIAISRFSRNLGTMISSGVPILQALDIVADTTGNIVLTKAVREVQVSVRQGESLAGPLANHPVFPPMVVQMLAVGEDTGAMDQMLHKISEFYDQEVEATTEALTSLIEPLMIAVLGSIIGAMIVALYMPIFSVFDLIE from the coding sequence ATGGCTGCAGCGACGAAGACGTACGAGTACTCGGTCCGCGACCGGGCCGGCAAGCTGACCTCGGGCAAGCTCGAGGCGGCCAACGAGGCGGTGCTCGTCAGCAAGCTCAAGCAGATGGGCTACGCGCCGGTCAGCGTGCGGGAGGCCGGCGGCGGCATGAACCGCGAGATCACGCTGCCGTTCGGCAACAGCGTGAAGCTCAAGGACCTGGCCGTGATGAACCGACAGTTCGCCACGATGATCAACTCGGGTCTGTCGCTGTTGCGGGCGCTCACCATCCTCGCGGAGCAGACGGAGAACAAGACGCTGGCCAAGACGCTCTCGGAGGTCCGCGCCGACGTCGAGACCGGGCAGTCGCTCTCCACGGCTCTCGCCAAGCATGTCAAGGTCTTCCCGCCGCTCATGGTCAACATGTGCCGGGCCGGAGAGGTTGGTGGCTTCCTCGACGCCGTGCTGCTCCAGATCGCGGAGAACTACGAGGCCGAGGTCAAGCTCCGCAACAAGGTCAAGTCCGCGATGACCTACCCGGTCGTGGTGTTCGTCATCGCCATCCTCGCCGTGGTCGGGATGCTCCTCTTCATCGTCCCGGTCTTCGTCACGATGTTCGACGGACTCGGGGGAGAGCTGCCCGCACCGACGAAGGTGCTCGTGTTCCTCGCGGCGGCGATGAAGATCGTCGCACCGGTGGGCGCCGTCGCCATCGTCGTCGGGACAGTTGTGTGGCAGCGCATCAAGCACCAGGAGCGGGTCCGCCTCGTCGTGGACCCCCTCATCCTCAAGATCCCGATCTTCGGTGGGCTCGCGCAGAAGATCGCGATCTCGCGCTTCAGCCGCAACCTCGGAACGATGATCAGCTCGGGTGTCCCGATCCTGCAGGCACTCGACATCGTCGCCGACACGACGGGCAACATCGTGCTCACGAAGGCGGTGCGCGAGGTCCAGGTCAGTGTGCGCCAGGGCGAGAGTCTCGCGGGACCCCTCGCGAACCACCCCGTGTTCCCCCCGATGGTCGTCCAGATGCTCGCCGTCGGCGAGGACACCGGGGCCATGGACCAGATGCTCCACAAGATCAGCGAGTTCTACGACCAGGAGGTCGAGGCGACGACGGAGGCGCTCACCAGCCTCATCGAGCCGCTGATGATCGCTGTTCTCGGGTCGATCATCGGGGCAATGATCGTGGCGCTGTACATGCCGATCTTCTCGGTCTTCGACCTCATCGAGTAG
- a CDS encoding type IV pilus modification PilV family protein yields MRDLLARAQRVRLTRDGGFTLVELMVSMVVIAIVVTALLTLYVATLTSTVGAKQRQSASAIATQQLERLRALPYNTVRAGLRADDLSGDPYISTGRLRINGLDERIVTSTTQAQAPLYPHRRTVIQDGQTYTVSVYVTEGTTTLPSYQLTSVVEWTVANRGSRSIVQRSTTYSSQGCLSLSNRPFSGPCQAAYTATAGITSGRITVTNASDSQQLIPGTNGSLLALDLPGLSASTAIEQTVTLSADSRTFGASSRTTSGDQSTGGVAAAASADTDPSSPTNTSSSGTTPAQTSSTLSISGLAGQLVARPSTSDSGTAAAQVSGNATGCVWSDAVPVTTSQPCAVSSVQSAGGDSTIRYDIATPLTILGGTQPATLARVSPGSTASRAASGRLISSTNGICPATAGNGCSAAAARRNLGTITLGGLPARSRSEDTFPAGFPVTGGSVMELTGFSETVLAESGAGARAPSYTRAGTLSYWNGTGFTSVNLASVTGAVTYDPPPVSASYRNGAGDRIDVVADGLLRIGALDQSQVNVLPCDKTTAAGSCTSRSTSGTALSAQVEYVVTQTVAGVSTELSRFVVIADLGSGTATTYYRGAPDA; encoded by the coding sequence GTGCGAGACCTGCTCGCCCGGGCGCAACGCGTCCGCCTGACACGTGACGGCGGCTTCACGCTCGTCGAGCTCATGGTGTCGATGGTCGTGATCGCCATCGTCGTGACCGCCCTGCTCACGCTCTACGTCGCGACGCTCACCTCGACCGTCGGCGCCAAGCAGCGCCAGTCGGCCTCGGCCATCGCCACACAGCAGCTCGAGCGCCTGCGGGCACTTCCTTACAACACGGTGCGGGCCGGCCTCCGTGCCGACGACCTCTCCGGTGACCCCTACATCTCGACTGGACGCCTGAGGATCAACGGGCTCGACGAGAGGATCGTCACGAGCACGACGCAGGCCCAGGCCCCGCTGTACCCCCACCGTCGCACGGTCATTCAGGACGGTCAGACCTACACCGTGTCCGTGTACGTGACGGAGGGTACGACGACCCTGCCGTCGTACCAGCTGACGAGCGTCGTGGAGTGGACGGTCGCCAACCGTGGGTCCCGCTCCATCGTGCAGCGGTCGACGACGTACTCCTCGCAGGGGTGCCTCTCCCTGTCGAACCGCCCGTTCTCAGGGCCGTGCCAGGCCGCGTACACCGCGACGGCCGGCATCACCAGCGGTCGGATCACGGTGACTAATGCCTCGGACTCGCAGCAGCTCATCCCCGGTACGAACGGCTCGCTCCTCGCCCTCGACCTGCCCGGCCTGTCCGCGAGCACAGCGATCGAGCAGACCGTCACCCTGTCGGCCGACAGTCGGACGTTCGGCGCATCGAGCCGGACGACGTCCGGGGACCAGTCGACGGGGGGAGTTGCCGCGGCCGCGTCCGCGGACACCGACCCCTCGAGCCCGACCAACACCTCGAGCAGCGGCACCACCCCGGCGCAGACCTCCTCGACGCTCAGCATCAGCGGGCTCGCGGGGCAGCTGGTCGCGAGGCCGAGCACGAGCGACAGCGGCACTGCCGCCGCCCAGGTCAGCGGGAACGCCACCGGCTGCGTGTGGTCCGACGCCGTGCCCGTGACAACCAGCCAGCCGTGCGCCGTCAGCAGCGTGCAGTCCGCGGGCGGAGACAGCACCATCAGGTACGACATCGCGACCCCGCTCACGATCCTCGGGGGGACGCAGCCCGCGACCCTCGCCCGGGTCAGCCCCGGGTCGACTGCGTCCCGGGCGGCGAGCGGCCGGCTCATCTCGTCGACCAACGGCATCTGTCCCGCCACTGCGGGTAACGGCTGCTCTGCGGCCGCGGCACGTCGCAACCTCGGGACCATCACCCTCGGAGGGTTGCCCGCTCGTAGCCGGTCCGAGGACACGTTCCCGGCGGGTTTCCCCGTAACGGGCGGGAGCGTGATGGAGCTGACCGGATTCTCCGAGACCGTTCTCGCGGAGTCGGGCGCCGGGGCGCGCGCGCCGTCCTACACGCGCGCCGGGACCCTCAGCTACTGGAACGGTACGGGCTTCACGTCGGTCAATCTCGCCTCGGTCACAGGGGCGGTGACCTACGACCCGCCTCCCGTCTCGGCCAGCTACCGCAACGGGGCCGGCGACCGCATCGATGTCGTCGCCGACGGCTTGCTGCGCATCGGTGCCCTCGACCAGTCCCAGGTGAACGTCCTGCCGTGCGACAAGACGACGGCCGCGGGCTCGTGCACGTCCCGATCGACCTCGGGGACGGCTCTGTCCGCACAGGTCGAGTACGTCGTGACGCAGACCGTCGCCGGGGTGTCGACCGAGCTGTCGCGGTTCGTCGTCATCGCCGACCTCGGCAGCGGCACCGCGACCACCTACTACCGAGGGGCTCCCGATGCCTGA
- a CDS encoding type II secretion system protein, translating into MPERLRPRRLRGDDGFTLVEMITVMIVFSVVLGLVFPAVVLVQRKVSDLDATASSVAEVRIALQNMDRQARSGNVLYSPAAETTTGCTGNAAQNAGTCMRIFTQANGLQKCVQWQVIPDAAGSATSTLRTRSWEQDWVTSPVGAVSGWQVVARGLVTPGSDGTPRYPFVLQGAGTPYQARLLDVRLEATDKRRRAPTVLTSSLSGRNTNYGYDPGVCSPVPPA; encoded by the coding sequence ATGCCTGAGCGACTTCGTCCACGTCGGCTCCGCGGGGACGACGGCTTCACATTGGTCGAGATGATCACCGTGATGATCGTGTTCTCGGTGGTGCTCGGGCTGGTGTTCCCGGCCGTGGTTCTCGTCCAGCGGAAGGTGTCCGACCTGGACGCGACCGCGAGCTCCGTGGCCGAGGTGCGCATCGCCCTGCAGAACATGGACCGGCAGGCCCGGTCCGGGAACGTGCTGTACAGCCCCGCCGCCGAGACCACGACCGGGTGTACGGGGAACGCCGCCCAGAACGCCGGGACGTGCATGCGGATCTTCACGCAGGCCAATGGACTGCAGAAGTGCGTGCAGTGGCAGGTGATCCCCGACGCGGCCGGGTCGGCGACGTCGACCCTCCGGACCCGCAGCTGGGAGCAGGACTGGGTGACGTCCCCTGTGGGGGCTGTCTCCGGGTGGCAGGTCGTCGCCCGTGGCCTCGTCACCCCCGGCTCCGACGGCACGCCCCGGTACCCGTTCGTCCTCCAGGGCGCGGGAACCCCCTACCAGGCGCGCCTGCTCGACGTACGGCTCGAGGCGACCGACAAGCGGCGACGGGCCCCGACCGTCCTCACGTCGTCTCTGTCCGGTCGCAACACCAACTACGGCTACGACCCCGGCGTGTGCTCGCCGGTCCCGCCCGCGTGA
- a CDS encoding prepilin-type N-terminal cleavage/methylation domain-containing protein, whose translation MLARIRKSMEEKDQGFTLIELLVVMIIIGILAAIAIPVFLNQRQRAVDSSMKADARTVANELETIFVDAQRYVAVGTAANPLTLTDGGTPARTTNVQLSTGNVANVAVNGTGAAFCVTVTRATGAQPGSQAGWVYVSSAGGLQAAGTTACPAAY comes from the coding sequence ATGCTCGCTCGCATCCGCAAGTCGATGGAGGAGAAGGACCAGGGCTTCACCCTGATCGAGCTCCTCGTCGTGATGATCATCATCGGCATCCTCGCCGCGATCGCCATCCCGGTCTTCCTCAACCAGCGTCAGCGCGCGGTCGACTCCTCCATGAAGGCCGACGCTCGCACCGTCGCCAACGAGCTGGAAACGATCTTCGTCGACGCGCAGCGCTACGTCGCTGTCGGCACGGCCGCCAACCCCCTCACCCTCACCGACGGTGGTACGCCGGCCCGTACCACCAACGTCCAGCTCTCGACCGGCAACGTGGCGAACGTCGCCGTCAACGGCACCGGTGCCGCGTTCTGCGTCACCGTGACCCGTGCGACGGGTGCGCAGCCCGGCTCGCAGGCCGGCTGGGTCTACGTCAGCAGTGCGGGTGGCCTGCAGGCCGCCGGCACGACCGCCTGCCCCGCCGCCTACTGA